A portion of the Anas platyrhynchos isolate ZD024472 breed Pekin duck chromosome 26, IASCAAS_PekinDuck_T2T, whole genome shotgun sequence genome contains these proteins:
- the LOC139999471 gene encoding uncharacterized protein has product PRASTLSDETAEKWLRALPGPGTVPAGPPCPGATRDPKLPDPEHGDHKRPGPKDSDPENHGPKKYPDTEYPDPERSEPKHPNPEHPDPEHPNPQNPNPKHPDPKNPDPKYPNPENPDPKHPNPKHPDPENRNPKNPNAEHLDPEHPNPKHPNPKHHDPKHPNPEHPNPENPNPENSDPKHPNPESLDSKNPNPKNLDPKHPNPKHPNPEHPDPKNPDPKHPNPKHPDPENPNPEYLDPEHPNPKHPNPKDPNPKHHDPKHPKPEPPNPENPNPENSDPKHPNPEHPDPKHPNHHDPEHPNPNHPNPFPPLYEAPPHGVRVPLNHPIVRRAPRAPFCRHGGGAQHPRVPPAPQLGRRSPTSRIWPSRALGTRGGGAGRGGGLIRALGFSDKGSPIRPLQFSALAPRSPPPRPPPLPAGDAFLLRPNSSGSHNSPPPKKNKKIKKLKKIPADYFNQLRDAGGQTPRLECAAGAVRQ; this is encoded by the coding sequence CCCCGTGCCAGCACACTCAGCGATGAGACAGCAGAAAAGTGGCTGCgagccctgcccggcccgggCACGGTGCCCGCGGGGCCGCCCTGCCCCGGAGCTACCCGGGACCCGAAGCTTCCTGACCCCGAGCACGGAGACCACAAACGGCCCGGCCCCAAAGATTCCGATCCCGAGAATCACGGCCCCAAAAAATATCCCGATACTGAATATCCCGATCCGGAGCGTTCCGAGCCCAAGCATCCCAACCCCGAGCATCCAGACCCTGAGCATCCCAACCCCCAGAATCCCAACCCTAAGCACCCTGACCCCAAGAATCCTGACCCCAAATATCCCAACCCTGAGAATCCTGACCCCAAGCACCCCAACCCCAAGCATCCTGACCCCGAGAATCGCAACCCCAAGAATCCCAACGCTGAGCATCTTGACCCTGAGCATCCCAACCCCAAGCACCCCAACCCCAAGCACCACGACCCCAAGCATCCCAACCCTGAGCACCCCAACCCTGAGAATCCCAACCCTGAGAATTCTGACCCCAAACATCCCAACCCTGAGAGTCTTGACTCCAAGAACCCCAACCCCAAGAATCTTGACCCCAagcaccccaaccccaaacatCCCAACCCTGAGCATCCAGACCCCAAGAATCCTGACCCCAAGCATCCCAACCCCAAGCATCCAGACCCCGAGAATCCCAACCCTGAATATCTTGACCCTGAGCACCCCAACCCCAAGCACCCCAACCCCAAGGACCCCAACCCCAAGCACCAtgaccccaaacaccccaaaccTGAGCCCCCCAACCCTGAGAATCCCAACCCTGAGAATTCtgaccccaaacaccccaacCCCGAGCACCCTGACCCCAAGCACCCCAACCACCATGACCCCGagcaccccaaccccaatcaccccaaccccttcccaccccttTACGAGGCCCCCCCCCACGGGGTGCGGGTGCCCCTCAACCACCCCATTGTGCGCCGGGCCCCGCGGGCGCCTTTCTGCCGGCACGGCGGGGGCGCCCAGCACCCACGGGTGCCCCCAGCACCGCAGCTCGGCCGCCGCTCGCCCACGTCCCGGATTTGGCCCAGCCGTGCCCTTGGCACcaggggggggggcgcagggcgggggggggggctgataAGGGCACTCGGTTTCTCTGATAAGGGCTCTCCGATAAGGCCCCTCCAATTTTCAGCCTTGGCCCCGcgaagcccccccccccggccccctcccctgcccgcAGGCGACGCCTTCCTTTTAAGGCCAAACTCGAGCGGATCCCataactcccccccccccaaaaaaaataaaaaaataaaaaaattaaaaaaaatccccgcTGATTACTTTAATCAG